From Methylovorus glucosotrophus:
GCTGACGCGGGCTGCCCGATCATCCCCGAATACCTTGATCTTGATCAACTCATGCGCCTTGAGGCTGACTTCGATTTCCTTGAGGACGGTGTCAGTCAGGCCATTGTTGCCTATCATTACAACCGGGTTCAGGTTGTGACCCAATGCGCGCAGATGGCTAATTTGTTTGGAGTTCAGTTCAGGCATATCATCTCGTGATGTTGGCGGAATACACGCTCCATCCAGAGGGTATCCCTTTGATTCAAAAAGGCCCGCAGTCTATCACATGCCATCATTCCTACCAAGAAGTACTATGCTTACACCATGAAAAGAACCAGAACCAGCAAGGGCTGGATGCAGGAACATGTCAACGACGAGTTCGTGAAACGGGCGCAACGTGACGGTTATCGGGCACGCGCGGCCTACAAGCTCATGGAAATCGATGA
This genomic window contains:
- the yhbY gene encoding ribosome assembly RNA-binding protein YhbY yields the protein MPELNSKQISHLRALGHNLNPVVMIGNNGLTDTVLKEIEVSLKAHELIKIKVFGDDRAARVSMLQEICEKTHATAIHHIGKQLVIYRQGENPKISFA